CGCCGCGCGTCGTCGCGGCTTCGCCACCGAAATCCGCCGCCTGATCCCAATCGCATTGCCGCTCGCCGCCGTCCCCCTCACATTGGTCGAGCGTCGGAATTCGACGCGAGGACCGGAGGCGAAGGACAGCGCGGCGCGACGCAGGCTGGCACGAATCGCCGTGCACTCGGACCATGCCAGCGCGGAGATCCCCATGTTGGTTCGTACCGGACTTCAGGCAGGTGCCGGAATTCAGATCGACGGCAACGGCCAGCCCACCGGCTAGAGGAGGAATCCATGAAGGTTCGTTCAGGTGTCCGTGCCGGCTACGGCATTGCCATCGATCCCGATGGCGCGCCCGCCCGCTGACCCGCTGAAACCTCACCCGGCTCCCTGCAAGTGAGGGTCGACGAGGCACCAGGAGCGCGCGCGGTTCGAGTGTCTGAGCTGCGCGCGCTCTTCGTCGTCATGCGCCTTCCACCGTCGAGCCGCCTCCGAACTCGAGCCTCATGCGCAGTGCGTTTCTTCAAACCCTGACCGCGCTCGACTCGGACCGCGGACGCTTCGCGGCGGCTCTCTTCGTGGCCGGCGCTGCAATTCTGGTCGGTTGGGTCTCGTGGGGCGTCTGGGGCGAGTTGCCGATTCAGGTCTTCTCACAGCGCGCACGCTTCGAGTCGAGCGACGGCGTCCAGGTGGTTCGCGCCGCGGCAGCGGGTCTGGTGGTGGAATCGCGCCTCACACCGTCCTCGCACTGGAATCCCGGCGACACCCTCGTGCTGCTCGACGACTCCCCCGATCGAGAAGCGTGGGCGGCCGCTCGCACTCGGCTCGCGGCGCTGCAGCGCCGTCACGCCGCGATCCGCCGTCAGTGTCAGGCCCTCCTCGCCAGCGCGACGTTCGCTCGATCGGTCGCGGTGAGCGACTCGACCGCGTCGCGCGCGCGTGGCAACGAGGCCGAAGTCATGGCGCGAAGCGCGGAGCGGGACGCCGGGCGCTCGGCGAGCCTGCTTCGCGAGGGCCTGGTCGCGACCGCCGCGCATGAGCACGCGATGCTCGAGGCCGAGCGTCTGCGCGCCGCCGCGCAGGCGGCACTGGCGGGTCATGCGCGGGGCATCGCCGAACAGCTTCGGGCCCGCGCGCTGGCCGAGGACGCCCTCGCGGGCGCGCAGGCGGATCTCGCCGAGCTGGAGGGCGAGCTGGCACAGGCGCAGGCGCTCGGCGCGGGAGCGCGCGCGCACCTGTCCCACCGTGCGATCCTGGCCTCGTGCCGTTGCCAGCCGGTGCGTGTCGCGGCACTTCACACCGGGAGCTACGTCTCGCAGGGCGATACGCTCGCGTGGCTCTCGACGGACGGACCGCCGAGCGCGCACGCCGACTTCGCGCCGACCGACGCCATCGGTCGGATCGCCATCGGTCAATCGGCGACGATTCGCGCGGCACACCTCGCGCGGTCCGGCGATCGCAGCTGGCCCGCGCGAGTGCGCCACCTGGCTCCCGAGCCGCAGAACGGTTCGGTGCGTGTCGAGCTGTCGCTCGAAGCTTCACACCGTGCATCCCGTGAGTTTCCGTACGGACTACCCTTGATCGTCGAGGTCACGGTCGGAACCGGCTCACCGCTCGAGTTGCTTCTGCTCGGCGCGCGACAGCGGTCGCGGAGAGGCGGCGCGGGTCCGAGCACCCGGTGACCCGCTCCGGAACGATCTCAACCGTGCCTCGACGTCGAATACGATCCGCACTGGCCGTCGAGGTGGTGCAGACCTCGGCGATGGACTGCGGTCCCGCGGCGCTTCAGTGCCTGCTCGCAGGTCACGGGCTCCGGTCGAGCTATCACCGCCTGCGAGAGCAATGCCACACCGGCGTGGACGGCACCTCGATCGATGCGCTCGAAGTCATCGCCGTTCAAATGGGACTGGACGCAGAGCAGGTCATGGTGCCAACCGACCACCTGCTGCTGCGCTCGAGCCGCTGCCTCCCGGCGCTCGCCGTCACGCGACTGCACGGAGGCGCGACTCACTTCGTCGTCGTGTGGTCCGCGTTTGGCGACTGGGTTCAGGTCATGGACCCGGCGATTGGTCGGCTGTGGATCCGCACCCGACGACTCCTCGCATCGCTCTACCAGCACGGGCACGAGGTCGACGCGAGCGCGTACCGCACCTGGTGCGGCGGCGAAGAGATGCAGTCCGCGCTCCGTGAACGCATGGAACACCTCGACGTCTCCCGTGCGGAGGCGAACCGACATCTGGAGACCGCGAGCGAAGACTCCGGCTGGCGATCGTTCGCGCGTCTCGACGCCGGCCTGCGAGCGACCGCGTCGCTGGTGCGAGGCGGCGGCGCACGGCGAGGCTCCGAGGCCACCGCCGTCGCGCGCACACTGCTCGAATCACCCTCGCCGGGCGCGGCGTGGGACGCCCTCATACCACGCGAGTACTGGTCGGTTCGCCCGGCCGCGACGACGGACTCCGACTCGCTCGTGCTGCGCGGCTGCGTGCTGCTCCGGACGCCGAACGGCCGGCGTTCCGTACAGGCCGAAACGGCACAGATCGCGGACGACGCGAACTCGACCACTTCGGCCGCGGGATTGCGAGGCGACACGCGTGACCCGTTCGCCCGCACACTCTTGAGCCTCATCCTCCCCACGCCCTTGCGCGTGACGGCACTGCTCGGCGCTTCGATCCTCCTCGCGACCCTCGGCACGCTCATGCTCGCGGTGGTTCTGCGAGCGCTCGCGGGCGTCGGCCCGGCATCTCCCGATGAGGGAGTTCGATTCGCCATGGTCCTCTCGCTGCTGGTTCTCGCCCTGGCACTCACGCTCCTCGAGGTGCCGCTCGGCCTCGAGGCTCATCGACTCGGCCGTCGCCTCGAGGCTCGCCTCCGGTGTTCGATCCTCGACCACCTGCCGTGGTCGCGCAGTCGCTATCTCTCGAGCCTGCCGAGCTCGGACATCGCCGAACGTGCGCACGCACTCCACGCCCTGCATGCGATGCCTCCGATGTTCGTCGCGATGGTGCGAGCCGCCTGCGAGTGGATGGCGATGGCGATCGGCGCGGTCACGCTGGTTCCCGCGCTGCTGCCGGCGGTCGGCGTGTCGCTGGCCCTCTCGCTCCCCATCGCGCTGCTGTCGAGATCGATTCTCGCCGAGCAGGACATGCGGTCCCGGGTGTTCTCGGGAGCCCTGACGCGCCTGCACCTCGACGCGCTGCTCGGCGCGGTTCCGATTCGTGCCAACGGCGCCGCATCGACGCTTCGAAGGCAGCACTCCCGGCTGCTCGCCGAATGGGGTCGGGCAATGCTGGCGGCAGCGAGCAATGGCCTCGTGACCTCGCTGCTGCTGATGCTGATCGCGGTCGGGACGCTTGGGATTCTCGGACTCCCCCGACTGACTGCCGACGCACCATCGGGTGCTGTGCTGCTCGCCGTGTTCTGGACTCTGCGGCTGCCCTGGCTGGCTCAACGCATCGATTCGATCGGCCGCGACCTGCTCGCAAGACGCAACATCGCACAGCGAGCGATGGAGCTCGCAATCGTCGCCGACGATCCGCACGCGGGTGATCCGGCGGACGCATCGGAGTCGATCGCCGAACCGGACGTCGGCGTCTCGTTTCGGGCGGAGGCAGCCGAGATCTCACGCGGTGGACGCATCGTCCTGCGCGATCTGAGCTTCGAGATCCCGGGCGGTTGTCGCGCGGCGATCGTCGGTCCGTCGGGCGGCGGAAAGTCCACGCTGGTTGCATGGATGCTGGGCTGGCACGCCACGACCGCCGGGCGATTGTGGGTCGACGGACGAGCGGCCCACCCCGAGTCTTTCCGCGGACTGCGGGCCCAAACGGCATGGGCAGAGTCGGAGACTCGCGTCTGGAGTGACTCGCTCGAGCAGAATCTGAACTATGGCCTCGAGCCCGGCGCGACCCCTCGCGCCCGTGAGTCTCTCGTTCCGAGCGAATTGGCTGAGCTCGCGCGTTCGCTTCCTTCCGGAATGCAGGCGGGACTCGGTGACGGCGGCGGCCGACTGTCGCACGGTGAGGCGCAACGAGTGCGGTTCGGCCGCGCGTATGGACGTCGCACGGCACGCGTGGTCATCCTCGACGAAGCGTTCTCCGGCCTCGATCGGGAGCAACGCCGCCGTCTGAGCGCAGTCGCTCGCGAGCGCTGGCCGAGCGCCACCGTGGTCTGCGTGACGCACGACCTCCTCGACGCACTCCACTTCGATCGGGTGATGGTGGTGGTCGACGGCACGATCGTCGAGAACGGTGAGCCGCCCGCACTCGCTGCATCTGAAGCGTCTCAGTTCGCGCGCCTGCTGGCGGAGGAGCGCTCCGCGCTCGAACTGCTGGACTCGAAGCGATGGCGCCGACTGGATCTCGACGCCGGACGACTGCATTCGCGTCACGACGCTCCATGACGCAGCCCCGCCTCGCTCCAACCGCATGGACGCCCGACAGGCTGTGCGGCGCATTGGAGCGGCTCGCCGGCTCGAGCGGCAACCGCGATCGAGTCGCAGCGCCGCAGCGAGAACTCCTGACCGCGGCGCTCTCGGGTTCGCTCGAGCTCGCGGACCGTGCGATCGCAAGTGAGTGCGCTCGACTCGGCCTCGAGTGCGAAACCGTCTCGATGACGCGGGAGGATCTCGAAACCCATCTGCACCATCACGCTCCGCTGATCGTGCGTGTTCACGACGAAGCACCGCCGGGCTATGCAGTGATCGAAGGCGCTCGCTGGGGCCAGATTCGAGTGGCGTGCCCCGATGGCTCGACTCGAAGCGTGTCGATTCGCGATTGGATCGCGCGACTCCCGGTTCCGGACCGAGTGCGGCGCGAAGTCGACCAGCTGATCGAACGCTCGCGGATCGCCCCGCGTCGACGCGCGATCGCTGCGGCTCAGCTCGAGAAGGAACGTCTGGCAGGACACCGATGTGCGACGGGCTGGAGCCTGCATCGACGCAGCGGCGCTCCGCTCACGACCGCCCTGTCGGAGGATGGCGTCTTCGCGCATGCCCTCTGGAGTCTGGGATTCAGTCTGCTCGCGCGGGCCTTGTCGATCGGCGGATGGGTCGTGCTGTTCGATGCACTCACGGATCGCAACCTCACCGGCAGTGTGATGTTCGCGTGGGTGCTCCTGGTCGCGACCGGCGAGTTCGCGCAAATGACGGCGGGCTGGTTCCAGTCCCACGGATCCGTGCGCCTCGGAGCGTTGCTCCGGGATCGGATGCTGCTCGGCGCCACGCGTCTCGGACTGGATGCCGTTCGGATCCGTGGCGCGGGACACTGGCTCGGCATCGTGCTCGAGTCGCACGGCTTCGAGAGCCACACGATCGGCGGCGTATTCGGTGGCGCGCTGACATCGGTCGAGCTCGCGGCTGCAATCGCCGTGCTGCTGGCGGCCCCGCATACGACCGGGCTCGCGTGGCTGTTGATGGCGTGGTGCGTCGCCTCGATCGCACTGCATGTGTGGCGGCTCCCGCGCTGGCGAGCCTGGTTCCGAACGCGACAGCGACTCAGCCGGCGGATGGTGGAAGGCATGCTCGGCCACCGCACACGCGCGATGCAGGAGGCACCCGGGGCGCCCGATCACGAACTGGACGCTGCAGCGGAGCGACACCTTCGAGTGTCCGGCGAGTTGGACCGCTGGCAGGTGTGGATCGCGGTGCTCGCCCCACGCGGCTGGCTGGTGGCGGGATTCGCGCTTCTGCTCACCGACGCTTCGTGGCGCGAAACCGTGGCCGGAACTTCATGGATGACCGTCGCGGGTCTGTTGCTCGGCTACGGCGCGCTGGAACGGCTGACGACTGCGTGTTCGAGCCTGTCGAATGCGGCCGCCGCCCTCGACTCGATCCGACCGCTGCTCCGCGCCGCGCGCCGCGCGAATCGAGCGACGCGACCCGAAGCGCCGATCGAACCGGAGTGGCTGCCGACCGGCGAGCCGGTCATCGAGTGTGTCGCGATCGGCTATCGCCACCGCGGCCGGCTGAACGAGGTGTTGCGCGGATGCAGTCTCGAGATCGGGCCCGGCGCGCGCGTGTCGATTGACGGTGCTTCGGCATGCGGTAAGTCAACCCTCGCCGGAATACTCGCCGGAATTCGTATCGCTCGTTCCGGCCAGGTGCGAATCGGGGGGCGTGACGCGCGTTCGATTCCGGAGCGGGATCGAGTGCGGCACCTGTCACTGGCCCCTCAGCCGAGCGAAAACCACGTGTTCTCGGACACCCTCGCTTTCAACCTGTTGCTCGGACGCCCGTGGCCGCATCGAGCGGAGGACTACGAGGACGCGCGGCTCGTCTGCGAAGAGCTCGGCCTGGGCTCGCTGATTCGACGAATGCCCGCAGGGCTGCACCAGCAGGTCGGCGAGGTCGGATGGCAGCTCTCGCAGGGCGAGTCCCATCGGGTGTTCATCGCTCGCGCGATGCTGCAGCGCTCGCGGGTCGTGATCCTGGACGAGGGGCTCGGAGGCCTGGATCCCGCCAGCAGGTCCCGGTGCCTCGGCATGCTCGATCGCAGGCCCGAAGCGGTGGTGCTCACTTCGGTCCGCTAACGCGGCGGAGCGACGGATCCCGAGTAGAACGCGTCGCACGCGCCGGCCGGCAGGAGCGCGCGTGTCTGCCGGTAGAGCTTGAGCAGCGGCCCCGAGATGGACGCGAGCAGGTGCGGCTTCTCGACGATCGGCGCTGCGAAGGTGCCGTGCACCGCCTGCCGAACCCGGGCGCAGCCGTTTGCGTCGACGACCGCGATCGTCACGTCCGCGAATCGCTCGTTCGCCAGATCGAGCCCGCCCGTCAAGGCAATGCGATTTCGGGACGTCGCCATCGCGACGTCCGTCGCGCGTGCAACGCCTCGCTCCACCTTCCAATCCGAGACCAGCGTGCGAATGCTGCTGCGCCCGCCCGAGCCCCGAAACAGACTGGCGAGGTCGTAGCCCTTGGTGACCGCAAGACCGATCGGACCCGCCAGGAATACCGCACCCACATCGACGAGGCTGAAACTCTGGCTCGATTCGAATCGCCCGATCTCACGGTCGAGATCGTTGCCGACCAGTTCGAGATTCTCGCCCCGCAGCGAGATCTCGCCGGTCAGGCTTTCGAGCAATGAACGATCGGGCTCGCCGTGCATGGACACGCTCGCAGTCAGATTCATCACGCCTTCGGCGGGCGGCTTCGAAGTCAGCGTCCCCAGGAACTGTTCGATGCGAAATCCCGCCAGCGCACCACGAACCTCGTAGGCAGGCCGAGCGCCCGAGAGATCGACTCGAATGCTTCCCTTCGCCTCGCCTCCGAACAATTTCATCGAAGCGGGGTCGACTTCGAATCGACCTCCACGCGGCGTGAGTGTGAATGCGATGTCGGTCGCCTCGAAGGAGCTTCCGGTTCGCCGATCCAGAAAGTGAACCGTTCCCCCGGAGATCGATGCCGTTCCCCTGTCGAGCGCCCCGAGCAGTGCGGCCGCCTGACGAAGTTGTGCGACGTTGAAGCGTCCGTCGGAGCTTCGCTCGATCTGAATCCGCGGCTGCACGAGGTCGAGCCGGCGGACCCTCACTGCCCCCCCCAGCAATGGGAGAAGCGAGATCCCGACGCGGAGTCGCCTCACCGACGCGACCACCGCTCCAGCATCATCGAGAACCTGCGCATCCCGGGCGGTGAGCGCAATGGAAGGCAGCAGCGTGAGGCCCGCCCGACCGGCCATGCGCACAGGCATCCCGAGCGCGCGAGAGCCGGCCGACTCGAGGTACGGCCGGAAGCGATTCCAATCGATCCACTGAGGCACCAGCCACGTGGCGAGCACCAGCAGCGCCAACGCGCTCCCGGCCACGAGGATCAGGCGCGGCGGCGAACGGCGGAGAGACGCGCTCACCGGGCTCGCGAGCGACCATCGCGGATGCGAGTTCACCGGTCGCTCGACTTAGTCCAGCGCCGAGCAGAAGCGCATCGCTTCGTCCGACAGGCTCGGGGCCGGGTACTGGAACAGCAGGTCCTGGAACGTCAGAGCCTCGCCGTAGTAGGCGGAATTCGCTTTCGTGTCGACGGCCAGCTGCGCCCGGCGGAACGAGCGCTCGGCAAATCGTCCGTTCGACTTCGCGAAACAGTGAGTCTCGACGGCGACCGTGTCGCGGCACTCCAACTCGGCGTTGCGTCCAAAGGACCACGTGGATCCTCGCGTCACGCCACTCAGCGTGACTCGTCCGTTCGAACTCAGGGAACGCGCCCATGCGTCGCTGGTGGAGAACACCACGAGGTCGCTCGCTTCGGGCATCATCGACGGGGCCCAGCCACCGCTCGTGATGCCCACGAAGCTCGGCGGGCTCCAGGCCCCCCACGGGTTGCGGCAACTCAGCACGCCAGAACCGTGATGGCCCCCGAAGCCCTTCGCGGCCATGCTCGCGCGCGGAATGACGACGACGCTCCGGCACTTCTCGAGCAGGCCCCTGGACATCGGCCCGGGGCGTGTCCCGAGCAGCTCGCGACACGCGGCTGCGGCGGCCCTCAATTGCTGATCCGGGGACTCGCTGCCCGTCGCGACGACCCTCGGGCTTCCCAGATCCACTGCAGCGAATCCGGTCATCAGCGCGACCACGCTCTGAAGTGTGAGCATCTCGATTCTCCTCTGAGGATGAACGATGCGCGTGCCGGACGACGCCAGGTCGTTCAGGCCGCGACTTGTGTGCGAGCGGGAACGAGGTGCCGACCCGCGCTTGCCGCGGGGCTGAACCACTCCATCTGATCGGCGACGCCCGCGAGTCCGGGAATGCGCTCGATCAAGATCGCCGGAAGCTTGAAGACGTGACCCGCCAGAACGAGTGTTTCGACGGGGCTGCAGATCGCGAACGGGTACTCGAGCGGCGCGCCCACCGCGTCTTCGAGCGCGCGTAGCGCTGGAAACAAGCCCCACTGCGCACGCGCGACCTGGTCGAGGGGGACCATCGGTTCGATCGGCGTCACGTGCCCCAGCGGCATCGTCCAACTCGGCTGCGCGCGAACCTCGTCACGACGGCCACCGGACTCGGAGGGGTCGATCGTCCAATCGAGCATTCGCCGCTCGAGTCGTCCTCGGGGTTGAGACCACGCGACGATCCCCTGACGCACTTCGTCGTAGTGGAAAACGACGTCACCCCGCCTGACGCGCCGGATCAGCTCGTGCGATCGGGTTCGCACGTGCCGACCGTCGAGTTGAGGCGTGGCCAGGTGCATGACGTCCCCCTCCACACTCGGGAGCCCGAGCCAGAATCGTTCGGCAGGAAACGGGTCCCACCATGCGGGGGCGTGACTCACGGGGACTCTCCAAATCGAGGGGCAAGTCGGAGTGCTCCGAGGACGTAGAACAGCAGACCAAGCCCGATGACGACATTACAAACGAGCAGCGCGATTGAGATGACGAGCCTTCCTTAGCGAATGACGACGTCGTGATGCATGAGCCGGATGACGACAATGACGAGGATGACGACGATCAACACACCGATGATGGCGCCGGTACCGTCGCCGCCGCTCGGAAGCCCCTTGGAGGCGCTGGCGAGGTGGTGCAGATCCTGGTCGGACATGCTGGCGAGCTTGAGCTGCGCCGCGTCCGCAGAGACGCCGTAGTCGCGAAGCTTCTGAGCGACGACCTTGTGCTCGAGGGCGCGCTGCGCCATCAGCATGTCCGCATCCCGCTCCGATGAGACCGAGGTCTCTCCCGATCGCGTCGATGGCGCGAGCCCTGCCGTCGCGGTGCCGAGATTGAGCGCGGTCATGCTGAGGATCAATACCATCGCAGTCCAGATTCGAAGGGTGCCGTTGAACCGATTCATGGAGTCACCTCTGCGGTCAGTGATTCGAGCGGAGGCGCGAAGCGCCTCGGATCCAGGTCGGATCACCGAGTTGAACCGCAGGAACGGTGCCAGTCGGGTCTCGAGCGGCGGGATCGGCCCGAATTGCTTGAGGACGTGGACGATGAAGGCTTTCGTGCCCGACCTGCCGGGCTCGGCGCGAGGCTCCGCTCGAGCGTCCGCGCAGGCGTGATTTACAACGCCGGAGAGATCTACAAGGCGGCGATCAGGGGTGAACTTCAGCGGCGAGCGACGCGGCTCTCTTAAGGCCGCTTGCGCGCCGCAGCCGTCACGATCTCGTCGAGCGTCGCGCGATAGAGCGAGTCGCGTGTGCCCGCGCCGTTCAGCGCACGCTCGGCGAGGGACCGCGCCTCATCCAGATTGCGCCGCTGCCTGAGCAACGCAATGGCGAGATTGTTCATGGCGTCGGCATTGGTCGTCGAGTCTCGCAGCGCGCGACGATAGGCATTCTCGGCCCGTCGCCATCTCCCGCGTGCGGCCTCGACATTGCCAAGGTTCACCCGCGTTCTCGCATCGCCGGAATCCAATCGGAGCGCCCGATGGTACTCGCGCGCGGCCAGCTCCAGCTCGCCCTGCGTCTCATAGACCACTCCGAGATCGCTGTGCTCGCTCGCCGAGAGCGGATCGTGAAGGATCACGAAGTGCGCGCAACCCGAGAGCGACGGAACCACGAGGAGCGTCG
Above is a genomic segment from Candidatus Eisenbacteria bacterium containing:
- a CDS encoding ATP-binding cassette domain-containing protein, with amino-acid sequence MTQPRLAPTAWTPDRLCGALERLAGSSGNRDRVAAPQRELLTAALSGSLELADRAIASECARLGLECETVSMTREDLETHLHHHAPLIVRVHDEAPPGYAVIEGARWGQIRVACPDGSTRSVSIRDWIARLPVPDRVRREVDQLIERSRIAPRRRAIAAAQLEKERLAGHRCATGWSLHRRSGAPLTTALSEDGVFAHALWSLGFSLLARALSIGGWVVLFDALTDRNLTGSVMFAWVLLVATGEFAQMTAGWFQSHGSVRLGALLRDRMLLGATRLGLDAVRIRGAGHWLGIVLESHGFESHTIGGVFGGALTSVELAAAIAVLLAAPHTTGLAWLLMAWCVASIALHVWRLPRWRAWFRTRQRLSRRMVEGMLGHRTRAMQEAPGAPDHELDAAAERHLRVSGELDRWQVWIAVLAPRGWLVAGFALLLTDASWRETVAGTSWMTVAGLLLGYGALERLTTACSSLSNAAAALDSIRPLLRAARRANRATRPEAPIEPEWLPTGEPVIECVAIGYRHRGRLNEVLRGCSLEIGPGARVSIDGASACGKSTLAGILAGIRIARSGQVRIGGRDARSIPERDRVRHLSLAPQPSENHVFSDTLAFNLLLGRPWPHRAEDYEDARLVCEELGLGSLIRRMPAGLHQQVGEVGWQLSQGESHRVFIARAMLQRSRVVILDEGLGGLDPASRSRCLGMLDRRPEAVVLTSVR
- a CDS encoding tetratricopeptide repeat protein codes for the protein MKRGGGPWFGILAATLLVVPSLSGCAHFVILHDPLSASEHSDLGVVYETQGELELAAREYHRALRLDSGDARTRVNLGNVEAARGRWRRAENAYRRALRDSTTNADAMNNLAIALLRQRRNLDEARSLAERALNGAGTRDSLYRATLDEIVTAAARKRP
- a CDS encoding AsmA family protein; this translates as MSASLRRSPPRLILVAGSALALLVLATWLVPQWIDWNRFRPYLESAGSRALGMPVRMAGRAGLTLLPSIALTARDAQVLDDAGAVVASVRRLRVGISLLPLLGGAVRVRRLDLVQPRIQIERSSDGRFNVAQLRQAAALLGALDRGTASISGGTVHFLDRRTGSSFEATDIAFTLTPRGGRFEVDPASMKLFGGEAKGSIRVDLSGARPAYEVRGALAGFRIEQFLGTLTSKPPAEGVMNLTASVSMHGEPDRSLLESLTGEISLRGENLELVGNDLDREIGRFESSQSFSLVDVGAVFLAGPIGLAVTKGYDLASLFRGSGGRSSIRTLVSDWKVERGVARATDVAMATSRNRIALTGGLDLANERFADVTIAVVDANGCARVRQAVHGTFAAPIVEKPHLLASISGPLLKLYRQTRALLPAGACDAFYSGSVAPPR
- a CDS encoding PA2779 family protein encodes the protein MNRFNGTLRIWTAMVLILSMTALNLGTATAGLAPSTRSGETSVSSERDADMLMAQRALEHKVVAQKLRDYGVSADAAQLKLASMSDQDLHHLASASKGLPSGGDGTGAIIGVLIVVILVIVVIRLMHHDVVIR
- a CDS encoding ATP-binding cassette domain-containing protein — translated: MPRRRIRSALAVEVVQTSAMDCGPAALQCLLAGHGLRSSYHRLREQCHTGVDGTSIDALEVIAVQMGLDAEQVMVPTDHLLLRSSRCLPALAVTRLHGGATHFVVVWSAFGDWVQVMDPAIGRLWIRTRRLLASLYQHGHEVDASAYRTWCGGEEMQSALRERMEHLDVSRAEANRHLETASEDSGWRSFARLDAGLRATASLVRGGGARRGSEATAVARTLLESPSPGAAWDALIPREYWSVRPAATTDSDSLVLRGCVLLRTPNGRRSVQAETAQIADDANSTTSAAGLRGDTRDPFARTLLSLILPTPLRVTALLGASILLATLGTLMLAVVLRALAGVGPASPDEGVRFAMVLSLLVLALALTLLEVPLGLEAHRLGRRLEARLRCSILDHLPWSRSRYLSSLPSSDIAERAHALHALHAMPPMFVAMVRAACEWMAMAIGAVTLVPALLPAVGVSLALSLPIALLSRSILAEQDMRSRVFSGALTRLHLDALLGAVPIRANGAASTLRRQHSRLLAEWGRAMLAAASNGLVTSLLLMLIAVGTLGILGLPRLTADAPSGAVLLAVFWTLRLPWLAQRIDSIGRDLLARRNIAQRAMELAIVADDPHAGDPADASESIAEPDVGVSFRAEAAEISRGGRIVLRDLSFEIPGGCRAAIVGPSGGGKSTLVAWMLGWHATTAGRLWVDGRAAHPESFRGLRAQTAWAESETRVWSDSLEQNLNYGLEPGATPRARESLVPSELAELARSLPSGMQAGLGDGGGRLSHGEAQRVRFGRAYGRRTARVVILDEAFSGLDREQRRRLSAVARERWPSATVVCVTHDLLDALHFDRVMVVVDGTIVENGEPPALAASEASQFARLLAEERSALELLDSKRWRRLDLDAGRLHSRHDAP
- a CDS encoding lipid-binding SYLF domain-containing protein, with translation MLTLQSVVALMTGFAAVDLGSPRVVATGSESPDQQLRAAAAACRELLGTRPGPMSRGLLEKCRSVVVIPRASMAAKGFGGHHGSGVLSCRNPWGAWSPPSFVGITSGGWAPSMMPEASDLVVFSTSDAWARSLSSNGRVTLSGVTRGSTWSFGRNAELECRDTVAVETHCFAKSNGRFAERSFRRAQLAVDTKANSAYYGEALTFQDLLFQYPAPSLSDEAMRFCSALD